One Deltaproteobacteria bacterium genomic window carries:
- a CDS encoding cation:proton antiporter, with product MQVEQALSLMIIATAALLLPNIAGRLRMPPVVAEILFGVIIGKSLLDIPVASEWITILAEIG from the coding sequence ATGCAGGTTGAACAAGCCCTTTCCCTGATGATCATCGCCACGGCGGCCCTTTTGCTCCCGAACATCGCCGGGAGGCTCCGGATGCCCCCCGTCGTGGCCGAGATACTCTTCGGGGTCATCATCGGGAAGAGCCTCCTTGACATTCCCGTTGCGAGCGAGTGGATCACGATCCTTGCCGAAATCGGCTT